In Polynucleobacter sp. MWH-S4W17, a genomic segment contains:
- a CDS encoding SMP-30/gluconolactonase/LRE family protein has product MTMHNPFQPVEKIKTEVFSTMPEKFRKKSRTGWSDPNRQGAEVECFLEGPSFDREGNLWFVDIPFGRIFRIDTKGEWELITQYDGWPNGMKFHKDGRAFICDYKAGLLALDPKTGKIETILGSMYSENFKGLNDLHFASNGDLYFTDQGQTGIADPTGRVFRLRANGQLDRLALNVPSPNGITLNTQEKHVFVAATRSQQIWRLPLMADGSVSKTGVAIQLTGGVAGPDGIEMDSENGLLVCHLGIGIWRFDNNMLPTHLIYSENPHHHHLANMCFGGADGKDLYITESLSGDILKARLPVAGKKMFGLS; this is encoded by the coding sequence CCCGTACAGGATGGTCCGATCCTAATCGCCAAGGCGCAGAAGTAGAGTGCTTTTTAGAGGGGCCTTCATTCGATCGTGAGGGCAATTTGTGGTTCGTCGACATTCCCTTTGGCCGTATTTTCCGCATCGACACCAAGGGCGAGTGGGAGCTGATTACTCAATATGATGGTTGGCCAAACGGCATGAAGTTTCATAAAGATGGGCGCGCTTTTATTTGTGATTACAAAGCAGGTTTGTTAGCGCTAGATCCAAAAACTGGAAAAATTGAAACTATCTTAGGATCGATGTATAGCGAAAACTTTAAAGGCTTGAACGATCTTCACTTTGCCTCGAATGGCGATTTGTATTTCACAGATCAAGGTCAGACCGGCATTGCTGACCCAACTGGTCGCGTGTTTAGATTGCGTGCCAATGGGCAACTGGATCGTTTGGCGCTAAATGTGCCAAGCCCAAACGGCATTACTTTGAATACTCAAGAAAAGCATGTATTCGTAGCGGCCACTAGATCTCAGCAAATTTGGAGATTGCCTTTGATGGCTGACGGCTCTGTTTCCAAGACAGGTGTAGCGATACAGTTAACAGGTGGCGTTGCAGGTCCAGATGGTATTGAAATGGATTCAGAAAACGGCTTGTTGGTATGTCACCTAGGTATTGGAATCTGGAGATTTGATAACAATATGCTGCCAACCCACTTGATCTACTCTGAGAACCCACATCACCATCATTTGGCTAATATGTGTTTTGGTGGGGCGGATGGAAAAGATCTCTACATTACCGAGTCTTTATCTGGCGATATTCTGAAAGCACGTTTGCCAGTTGCTGGTAAAAAAATGTTTGGACTTTCTTAA